A window of the Scleropages formosus chromosome 5, fSclFor1.1, whole genome shotgun sequence genome harbors these coding sequences:
- the ppfibp1b gene encoding liprin-beta-1 isoform X3: protein MMSDASDMLAAALEQMDGIIAGSKALDYSNGIFDCQSPTSPFMGGLRVLHLAEDLRASLEMLPTDEKEGLRCQIPDSTVDYLLEWLQGHLTNGHISVGGDVYQERLARLEGDKESLILQVSVLTDQVEAQGEKIRDLDLCLEEHREKLNATEEMLQQELLSRTALETQKLTLMAEVSNLKLKLTAMEKEHMDFDRFRGSEEMIQEISDLRYRVKEMEDERLQYEKKLKSTKDELVVLKRQLENRDMELERLQNETQLWARTPEGKEGAEKVSPTEESYKKKLKEKYFEVQKMKKAVESLMAVNEEKDRKIEELRQSLNRYKKVQDMVMSVQGKKEKLKDGDSDESYSDTSVSISAVSVAMDLERLAQPGFEDKARKSPEEQRPDLLHGSSSLSKALSESDRVHKEGPMLDSDDVAAEVSVIQESPLCESPVSEDLTKRGSMDNLDNTEKKSGPDQQKAGENKSYEEVSKMSTLPPKSPTPADDDSFGTRKARSSFGRGFFKIKGGKRTASAPNLETEREGTEHLDLAVMPSRLTESDSTHTLPSSPESKKKSRGIKKFFGKLRRSQSTTFNPDDELPEAEFKRGGVRATAGPRLGWSRDLQHVKNELDTPFARWTKEQVCSWLQEQGLGMYTAQARQWIVSGQTLLQASQQDLEKELGIKHPLHRKKLQLALQSLGSEEDDNKGKLDYTWVARWLDDIGLPQYKTQFDEARVDGRMLHYMTVDDLLSLKVGSVLHHLSIKRAIQVLRLNHFEPNCLRRRPSDENNITPAEISQWTNHRVMEWLRSVDLAEYAPNLRGSGVHGGLMVLEPRFNVETMALLLNIPPTKTLLRRHLATHFNLLIGSEAQQLKQECLEGPDYTLLTATAKVKPRKLSFGNFGSLRKKRQDDNEEYVCPMDVEMPKGSSFLRGHRLYDDELDRLEQMEDSEGTVRQIGAFSEGINNLTSMLKDDEFFSELSACSPDGLTDADS, encoded by the exons GTTCCAAGGCTCTGGACTACTCCAATGGCATTTTTGACTGCCAGTCCCCAACATCACCGTTCATGGGTGGCCTCCGGGTGCTGCACTTGGCAGAGGACCTACGGGCATCTCTGGAGATGTTGCCTACCGACGAGAAGGAAGGACTTCGCTGCCAGATCCCCGACTCTACCGTCGATTACCTGCTGGAGTGGCTGCAGGGACACCTG ACAAATGGTCACATCTCTGTTGGTGGTGACGTATATCAGGAAAGGCTTGCTCGACTCGAGGGTGACAAGGAGTCCCTTATTTTGCAA GTGAGCGTCTTGACAGACCAGGTTGAAGCACAAGGGGAAAAGATTCGAGATCTGGATCTGTGCCTTGAGGAGCATCGGGAGAAGCTGAACGCAACAGAGGAAATGCTACAACAG GAACTGTTAAGTCGAACGGCACTGGAGACACAGAAGTTGACCCTGATGGCTGAGGTCTCCAACCTGAAGCTGAAGCTCACTGCCATGGAGAAGGAGCACATGGACTTCGATAGGTTCAGGGGCAGTGAG GAAATGATCCAGGAGATCAGTGACTTGAGGTACCGAGTAAAAGAGATGGAGGATGAAAGACTGCAGTATGAGAAGAAGCTGAAATCCACCAAG GATGAGCTGGTCGTACTCAAGAGGCAGCTGGAGAACAGAGACATGGAGCTGGAAAGGCTGCAGAACGAGACGCAGCTCTGGGCCCGAACTCCGGAAGGCAAAGAAGGTGCGGAGAAAG TCTCCCCCACAGAGGAGTCTTATaaaaagaagctgaaagagaAAT ACTTCGAAGTACAAAAAATGAAGAAGGCAGTAGAGTCATTGATGGCTGTAAATGAAGAGAAG GATCGTAAAATTGAAGAGCTGCGGCAGTCACTCAACCGCTATAAGAAGGTCCAGGACATGGTGATGTCTGTGCAGGGAAAGAAAG aaaaactgaaagatGGAGACAGCGATGAAAGCTACAGTGACACATCTGTGTCGATATCTGCTGTGTCCGTTGCTATGGATTTGGAACGGTTGGCCCAGCCCGGTTTTGAGGACAAGGCAAGGAAAAGCCCAGAGGAG CAGCGTCCCGACCTCCTTCATGGCTCCTCCAGCCTGTCCAAggcgctctctgaatctgacaGAGTACACAAAGAAGGCCCGATGCTTGACAG TGATGATGTTGCTGCAGAAGTGTCTGTTATCCAGGAATCTCCTCTGTGTGAAAGTCCAGT GTCTGAAGATCTTACCAAAAGAGGCAGCATGGACAACTTGGACAACACTGAAAAG AAGTCTGGTCCAGACCAGCAGAAGGCAGGGGAG AACAAGTCCTATGAGGAGGTGAGCAAGATGAGCACCCTTCCGCCAAAATCCCCCACGCCCGCTGATGACGACAGCTTCGGTACCAGGAAGGCCCGCTCGTCATTTGGTCGCGGCTTCTTCAAGATCAAAGGTGGCAAGAGGACAGCGAGTGCACCAAACCTGG AAACCGAACGGGAGGGCACAGAGCATTTGGACCTGGCAGTGATGCCGTCCCGCTTGACAGAGAGCGACAGCACCCACACGCTGCCCTCCTCCCCAGAAAGCAAGAAGAAGTCCAGGGGAATCAAGAAGTTCTTTGGAAA GTTGAGGAGAAGTCAGTCGACGACCTTCAATCCAGATGACGAATTGCCGGAGGCGGAATTCAAGAGGGGTGGCGTGAGGGCCACAGCGGGTCCCCGACTCGGCTGGTCACGTGACCTGCAGCATGTCAAAAA TGAGTTGGACACACCCTTTGCCAGGTGGACGAAGGAGCAGGTGTGTTCGTGGCTGCAGGAACAGGGCCTTGGCATGTACACGGCCCAGGCCAGGCAGTGGATTGTGTCAGGCCAGACACTGCTACAGGCTTCCCAGCAGGACCTAGAGAAG GAGTTGGGCATCAAGCATCCCCTCCATAGGAAGAAGCTGCAACTTGCCTTGCAATCATTGGGCTCTGAAGAGGATGACAACAAGGGAAAGCTGGATTATACCTGGGTGGCCA GGTGGTTGGATGACATCGGCCTGCCCCAGTACAAAACCCAGTTTGATGAAGCCAGAGTCGATGGGCGTATGCTTCACTACATGACTGTG GATGACCTGCTGTCCTTGAAAGTGGGCAGTGTCCTCCACCACTTGAGCATCAAGCGAGCTATCCAGGTGCTCCGTCTCAACCATTTTGAGCCTAACTGCCTTCGCCGACGGCCATCTGATGAG AACAACATCACCCCAGCGGAGATCTCTCAGTGGACCAACCACCGGGTCATGGAGTGGTTGCGGTCTGTAGACTTGGCTGAGTATGCACCCAACCTGAGGGGGAGTGGAGTGCATGGAGGATTAATG GTGTTGGAGCCCCGTTTCAATGTTGAAACCATGGCGCTGCTGCTCAACATCCCGCCCACTAAAACCTTGCTGCGCCGTCACTTGGCCACTCATTTCAACCTGCTCATCGGCTCCGAGGCCCAGCAGCTGAAGCAGGAGTGTCTGGAAGGTCCCGATTACACGCTGCTGACCGCCACCGCCAAGGTCAAG CCCAGGAAGCTGTCCTTTGGAAACTTCGGCAGTCTGCGCAAGAAAAGGCAGGACGACAATGAGGAGTATGTCTGCCCCATGGATGTGGAAATGCCCAAGGGCAGCAGCTTCCTGAGGGGCCATCGTCTCTACGACGACGAGCTGGACCGGCTGGAGCAG ATGGAAGACTCTGAAGGAACAGTGAGGCAAATTGGGGCTTTCTCCGAAGGCATTAACAACCTGACG AGCATGCTGAAGGACGATGAGTTCTTCAGTGAGCTGTCGGCATGCTCTCCCGACGGGCTGACCGACGCCGACTCCTGA
- the ppfibp1b gene encoding liprin-beta-1 isoform X1 — MMSDASDMLAAALEQMDGIIAGSKALDYSNGIFDCQSPTSPFMGGLRVLHLAEDLRASLEMLPTDEKEGLRCQIPDSTVDYLLEWLQGHLTNGHISVGGDVYQERLARLEGDKESLILQVSVLTDQVEAQGEKIRDLDLCLEEHREKLNATEEMLQQELLSRTALETQKLTLMAEVSNLKLKLTAMEKEHMDFDRFRGSEEMIQEISDLRYRVKEMEDERLQYEKKLKSTKDELVVLKRQLENRDMELERLQNETQLWARTPEGKEGAEKVSPTEESYKKKLKEKYFEVQKMKKAVESLMAVNEEKDRKIEELRQSLNRYKKVQDMVMSVQGKKEKLKDGDSDESYSDTSVSISAVSVAMDLERLAQPGFEDKARKSPEEQRPDLLHGSSSLSKALSESDRVHKEGPMLDSDDVAAEVSVIQESPLCESPVSEDLTKRGSMDNLDNTEKKSGPDQQKAGENKSYEEVSKMSTLPPKSPTPADDDSFGTRKARSSFGRGFFKIKGGKRTASAPNLAETEREGTEHLDLAVMPSRLTESDSTHTLPSSPESKKKSRGIKKFFGKLRRSQSTTFNPDDELPEAEFKRGGVRATAGPRLGWSRDLQHVKNELDTPFARWTKEQVCSWLQEQGLGMYTAQARQWIVSGQTLLQASQQDLEKELGIKHPLHRKKLQLALQSLGSEEDDNKGKLDYTWVARWLDDIGLPQYKTQFDEARVDGRMLHYMTVDDLLSLKVGSVLHHLSIKRAIQVLRLNHFEPNCLRRRPSDENNITPAEISQWTNHRVMEWLRSVDLAEYAPNLRGSGVHGGLMVLEPRFNVETMALLLNIPPTKTLLRRHLATHFNLLIGSEAQQLKQECLEGPDYTLLTATAKVKPRKLSFGNFGSLRKKRQDDNEEYVCPMDVEMPKGSSFLRGHRLYDDELDRLEQMEDSEGTVRQIGAFSEGINNLTSMLKDDEFFSELSACSPDGLTDADS, encoded by the exons GTTCCAAGGCTCTGGACTACTCCAATGGCATTTTTGACTGCCAGTCCCCAACATCACCGTTCATGGGTGGCCTCCGGGTGCTGCACTTGGCAGAGGACCTACGGGCATCTCTGGAGATGTTGCCTACCGACGAGAAGGAAGGACTTCGCTGCCAGATCCCCGACTCTACCGTCGATTACCTGCTGGAGTGGCTGCAGGGACACCTG ACAAATGGTCACATCTCTGTTGGTGGTGACGTATATCAGGAAAGGCTTGCTCGACTCGAGGGTGACAAGGAGTCCCTTATTTTGCAA GTGAGCGTCTTGACAGACCAGGTTGAAGCACAAGGGGAAAAGATTCGAGATCTGGATCTGTGCCTTGAGGAGCATCGGGAGAAGCTGAACGCAACAGAGGAAATGCTACAACAG GAACTGTTAAGTCGAACGGCACTGGAGACACAGAAGTTGACCCTGATGGCTGAGGTCTCCAACCTGAAGCTGAAGCTCACTGCCATGGAGAAGGAGCACATGGACTTCGATAGGTTCAGGGGCAGTGAG GAAATGATCCAGGAGATCAGTGACTTGAGGTACCGAGTAAAAGAGATGGAGGATGAAAGACTGCAGTATGAGAAGAAGCTGAAATCCACCAAG GATGAGCTGGTCGTACTCAAGAGGCAGCTGGAGAACAGAGACATGGAGCTGGAAAGGCTGCAGAACGAGACGCAGCTCTGGGCCCGAACTCCGGAAGGCAAAGAAGGTGCGGAGAAAG TCTCCCCCACAGAGGAGTCTTATaaaaagaagctgaaagagaAAT ACTTCGAAGTACAAAAAATGAAGAAGGCAGTAGAGTCATTGATGGCTGTAAATGAAGAGAAG GATCGTAAAATTGAAGAGCTGCGGCAGTCACTCAACCGCTATAAGAAGGTCCAGGACATGGTGATGTCTGTGCAGGGAAAGAAAG aaaaactgaaagatGGAGACAGCGATGAAAGCTACAGTGACACATCTGTGTCGATATCTGCTGTGTCCGTTGCTATGGATTTGGAACGGTTGGCCCAGCCCGGTTTTGAGGACAAGGCAAGGAAAAGCCCAGAGGAG CAGCGTCCCGACCTCCTTCATGGCTCCTCCAGCCTGTCCAAggcgctctctgaatctgacaGAGTACACAAAGAAGGCCCGATGCTTGACAG TGATGATGTTGCTGCAGAAGTGTCTGTTATCCAGGAATCTCCTCTGTGTGAAAGTCCAGT GTCTGAAGATCTTACCAAAAGAGGCAGCATGGACAACTTGGACAACACTGAAAAG AAGTCTGGTCCAGACCAGCAGAAGGCAGGGGAG AACAAGTCCTATGAGGAGGTGAGCAAGATGAGCACCCTTCCGCCAAAATCCCCCACGCCCGCTGATGACGACAGCTTCGGTACCAGGAAGGCCCGCTCGTCATTTGGTCGCGGCTTCTTCAAGATCAAAGGTGGCAAGAGGACAGCGAGTGCACCAAACCTGG CAGAAACCGAACGGGAGGGCACAGAGCATTTGGACCTGGCAGTGATGCCGTCCCGCTTGACAGAGAGCGACAGCACCCACACGCTGCCCTCCTCCCCAGAAAGCAAGAAGAAGTCCAGGGGAATCAAGAAGTTCTTTGGAAA GTTGAGGAGAAGTCAGTCGACGACCTTCAATCCAGATGACGAATTGCCGGAGGCGGAATTCAAGAGGGGTGGCGTGAGGGCCACAGCGGGTCCCCGACTCGGCTGGTCACGTGACCTGCAGCATGTCAAAAA TGAGTTGGACACACCCTTTGCCAGGTGGACGAAGGAGCAGGTGTGTTCGTGGCTGCAGGAACAGGGCCTTGGCATGTACACGGCCCAGGCCAGGCAGTGGATTGTGTCAGGCCAGACACTGCTACAGGCTTCCCAGCAGGACCTAGAGAAG GAGTTGGGCATCAAGCATCCCCTCCATAGGAAGAAGCTGCAACTTGCCTTGCAATCATTGGGCTCTGAAGAGGATGACAACAAGGGAAAGCTGGATTATACCTGGGTGGCCA GGTGGTTGGATGACATCGGCCTGCCCCAGTACAAAACCCAGTTTGATGAAGCCAGAGTCGATGGGCGTATGCTTCACTACATGACTGTG GATGACCTGCTGTCCTTGAAAGTGGGCAGTGTCCTCCACCACTTGAGCATCAAGCGAGCTATCCAGGTGCTCCGTCTCAACCATTTTGAGCCTAACTGCCTTCGCCGACGGCCATCTGATGAG AACAACATCACCCCAGCGGAGATCTCTCAGTGGACCAACCACCGGGTCATGGAGTGGTTGCGGTCTGTAGACTTGGCTGAGTATGCACCCAACCTGAGGGGGAGTGGAGTGCATGGAGGATTAATG GTGTTGGAGCCCCGTTTCAATGTTGAAACCATGGCGCTGCTGCTCAACATCCCGCCCACTAAAACCTTGCTGCGCCGTCACTTGGCCACTCATTTCAACCTGCTCATCGGCTCCGAGGCCCAGCAGCTGAAGCAGGAGTGTCTGGAAGGTCCCGATTACACGCTGCTGACCGCCACCGCCAAGGTCAAG CCCAGGAAGCTGTCCTTTGGAAACTTCGGCAGTCTGCGCAAGAAAAGGCAGGACGACAATGAGGAGTATGTCTGCCCCATGGATGTGGAAATGCCCAAGGGCAGCAGCTTCCTGAGGGGCCATCGTCTCTACGACGACGAGCTGGACCGGCTGGAGCAG ATGGAAGACTCTGAAGGAACAGTGAGGCAAATTGGGGCTTTCTCCGAAGGCATTAACAACCTGACG AGCATGCTGAAGGACGATGAGTTCTTCAGTGAGCTGTCGGCATGCTCTCCCGACGGGCTGACCGACGCCGACTCCTGA
- the ppfibp1b gene encoding liprin-beta-1 isoform X2, with protein MMSDASDMLAAALEQMDGIIAGSKALDYSNGIFDCQSPTSPFMGGLRVLHLAEDLRASLEMLPTDEKEGLRCQIPDSTVDYLLEWLQGHLTNGHISVGGDVYQERLARLEGDKESLILQVSVLTDQVEAQGEKIRDLDLCLEEHREKLNATEEMLQQELLSRTALETQKLTLMAEVSNLKLKLTAMEKEHMDFDRFRGSEEMIQEISDLRYRVKEMEDERLQYEKKLKSTKDELVVLKRQLENRDMELERLQNETQLWARTPEGKEGAEKVSPTEESYKKKLKEKYFEVQKMKKAVESLMAVNEEKDRKIEELRQSLNRYKKVQDMVMSVQGKKEKLKDGDSDESYSDTSVSISAVSVAMDLERLAQPGFEDKARKSPEERPDLLHGSSSLSKALSESDRVHKEGPMLDSDDVAAEVSVIQESPLCESPVSEDLTKRGSMDNLDNTEKKSGPDQQKAGENKSYEEVSKMSTLPPKSPTPADDDSFGTRKARSSFGRGFFKIKGGKRTASAPNLAETEREGTEHLDLAVMPSRLTESDSTHTLPSSPESKKKSRGIKKFFGKLRRSQSTTFNPDDELPEAEFKRGGVRATAGPRLGWSRDLQHVKNELDTPFARWTKEQVCSWLQEQGLGMYTAQARQWIVSGQTLLQASQQDLEKELGIKHPLHRKKLQLALQSLGSEEDDNKGKLDYTWVARWLDDIGLPQYKTQFDEARVDGRMLHYMTVDDLLSLKVGSVLHHLSIKRAIQVLRLNHFEPNCLRRRPSDENNITPAEISQWTNHRVMEWLRSVDLAEYAPNLRGSGVHGGLMVLEPRFNVETMALLLNIPPTKTLLRRHLATHFNLLIGSEAQQLKQECLEGPDYTLLTATAKVKPRKLSFGNFGSLRKKRQDDNEEYVCPMDVEMPKGSSFLRGHRLYDDELDRLEQMEDSEGTVRQIGAFSEGINNLTSMLKDDEFFSELSACSPDGLTDADS; from the exons GTTCCAAGGCTCTGGACTACTCCAATGGCATTTTTGACTGCCAGTCCCCAACATCACCGTTCATGGGTGGCCTCCGGGTGCTGCACTTGGCAGAGGACCTACGGGCATCTCTGGAGATGTTGCCTACCGACGAGAAGGAAGGACTTCGCTGCCAGATCCCCGACTCTACCGTCGATTACCTGCTGGAGTGGCTGCAGGGACACCTG ACAAATGGTCACATCTCTGTTGGTGGTGACGTATATCAGGAAAGGCTTGCTCGACTCGAGGGTGACAAGGAGTCCCTTATTTTGCAA GTGAGCGTCTTGACAGACCAGGTTGAAGCACAAGGGGAAAAGATTCGAGATCTGGATCTGTGCCTTGAGGAGCATCGGGAGAAGCTGAACGCAACAGAGGAAATGCTACAACAG GAACTGTTAAGTCGAACGGCACTGGAGACACAGAAGTTGACCCTGATGGCTGAGGTCTCCAACCTGAAGCTGAAGCTCACTGCCATGGAGAAGGAGCACATGGACTTCGATAGGTTCAGGGGCAGTGAG GAAATGATCCAGGAGATCAGTGACTTGAGGTACCGAGTAAAAGAGATGGAGGATGAAAGACTGCAGTATGAGAAGAAGCTGAAATCCACCAAG GATGAGCTGGTCGTACTCAAGAGGCAGCTGGAGAACAGAGACATGGAGCTGGAAAGGCTGCAGAACGAGACGCAGCTCTGGGCCCGAACTCCGGAAGGCAAAGAAGGTGCGGAGAAAG TCTCCCCCACAGAGGAGTCTTATaaaaagaagctgaaagagaAAT ACTTCGAAGTACAAAAAATGAAGAAGGCAGTAGAGTCATTGATGGCTGTAAATGAAGAGAAG GATCGTAAAATTGAAGAGCTGCGGCAGTCACTCAACCGCTATAAGAAGGTCCAGGACATGGTGATGTCTGTGCAGGGAAAGAAAG aaaaactgaaagatGGAGACAGCGATGAAAGCTACAGTGACACATCTGTGTCGATATCTGCTGTGTCCGTTGCTATGGATTTGGAACGGTTGGCCCAGCCCGGTTTTGAGGACAAGGCAAGGAAAAGCCCAGAGGAG CGTCCCGACCTCCTTCATGGCTCCTCCAGCCTGTCCAAggcgctctctgaatctgacaGAGTACACAAAGAAGGCCCGATGCTTGACAG TGATGATGTTGCTGCAGAAGTGTCTGTTATCCAGGAATCTCCTCTGTGTGAAAGTCCAGT GTCTGAAGATCTTACCAAAAGAGGCAGCATGGACAACTTGGACAACACTGAAAAG AAGTCTGGTCCAGACCAGCAGAAGGCAGGGGAG AACAAGTCCTATGAGGAGGTGAGCAAGATGAGCACCCTTCCGCCAAAATCCCCCACGCCCGCTGATGACGACAGCTTCGGTACCAGGAAGGCCCGCTCGTCATTTGGTCGCGGCTTCTTCAAGATCAAAGGTGGCAAGAGGACAGCGAGTGCACCAAACCTGG CAGAAACCGAACGGGAGGGCACAGAGCATTTGGACCTGGCAGTGATGCCGTCCCGCTTGACAGAGAGCGACAGCACCCACACGCTGCCCTCCTCCCCAGAAAGCAAGAAGAAGTCCAGGGGAATCAAGAAGTTCTTTGGAAA GTTGAGGAGAAGTCAGTCGACGACCTTCAATCCAGATGACGAATTGCCGGAGGCGGAATTCAAGAGGGGTGGCGTGAGGGCCACAGCGGGTCCCCGACTCGGCTGGTCACGTGACCTGCAGCATGTCAAAAA TGAGTTGGACACACCCTTTGCCAGGTGGACGAAGGAGCAGGTGTGTTCGTGGCTGCAGGAACAGGGCCTTGGCATGTACACGGCCCAGGCCAGGCAGTGGATTGTGTCAGGCCAGACACTGCTACAGGCTTCCCAGCAGGACCTAGAGAAG GAGTTGGGCATCAAGCATCCCCTCCATAGGAAGAAGCTGCAACTTGCCTTGCAATCATTGGGCTCTGAAGAGGATGACAACAAGGGAAAGCTGGATTATACCTGGGTGGCCA GGTGGTTGGATGACATCGGCCTGCCCCAGTACAAAACCCAGTTTGATGAAGCCAGAGTCGATGGGCGTATGCTTCACTACATGACTGTG GATGACCTGCTGTCCTTGAAAGTGGGCAGTGTCCTCCACCACTTGAGCATCAAGCGAGCTATCCAGGTGCTCCGTCTCAACCATTTTGAGCCTAACTGCCTTCGCCGACGGCCATCTGATGAG AACAACATCACCCCAGCGGAGATCTCTCAGTGGACCAACCACCGGGTCATGGAGTGGTTGCGGTCTGTAGACTTGGCTGAGTATGCACCCAACCTGAGGGGGAGTGGAGTGCATGGAGGATTAATG GTGTTGGAGCCCCGTTTCAATGTTGAAACCATGGCGCTGCTGCTCAACATCCCGCCCACTAAAACCTTGCTGCGCCGTCACTTGGCCACTCATTTCAACCTGCTCATCGGCTCCGAGGCCCAGCAGCTGAAGCAGGAGTGTCTGGAAGGTCCCGATTACACGCTGCTGACCGCCACCGCCAAGGTCAAG CCCAGGAAGCTGTCCTTTGGAAACTTCGGCAGTCTGCGCAAGAAAAGGCAGGACGACAATGAGGAGTATGTCTGCCCCATGGATGTGGAAATGCCCAAGGGCAGCAGCTTCCTGAGGGGCCATCGTCTCTACGACGACGAGCTGGACCGGCTGGAGCAG ATGGAAGACTCTGAAGGAACAGTGAGGCAAATTGGGGCTTTCTCCGAAGGCATTAACAACCTGACG AGCATGCTGAAGGACGATGAGTTCTTCAGTGAGCTGTCGGCATGCTCTCCCGACGGGCTGACCGACGCCGACTCCTGA